From a region of the Coffea arabica cultivar ET-39 chromosome 3e, Coffea Arabica ET-39 HiFi, whole genome shotgun sequence genome:
- the LOC140038373 gene encoding putative late blight resistance protein homolog R1B-16, producing the protein MVSKSRSIGGVKTCYIHDLIFEFCKGEAKEKNFLQVLRGYDELSTFNEPPNLPRLSICSSGEDFRKSKLFCPHLATLFVDGTPGYNEFQFHNISFLFYIYKHLKVLKLEGINLRLKELPTEVESLLCLRYLALEAERMKFIPPSIAKLSHLETFCLDSTAVVSLPDSIWNMKKLMHVHVRPVFDIRLSSNDNVVENLSTLPNLDTLSTLFLYRDIENILRRILNVRRLKILYVRQQNRVCCNMSRLVCLESLILDGHGSFDSLEYVELSFPMNLKKLCLFNLGLPCRKMSLIEQLPNLEVLKLRQWSMEGQKWELMEGGFPKLKVLTLEDVKVMEWAQTDPDSDDYFPCLQQLNLYGISNLEMVPACLGRISTLETIRVLRCVDGVKSLAREIEEAQKNYGNENLKIIIID; encoded by the coding sequence CGAGGATATGATGAGCTTTCTACCTTTAATGAGCCTCCCAACCTACCTCGGTTGTCCATTTGCTCCAGTGGAGAAGATTTTAGGAAGTCAAAGCTATTTTGCCCACATTTAGCTACTCTATTCGTTGATGGTACTCCAGGATATAATGAGTTTCAGTTCCATAACATCTCCTTCCTTTTTTACATCTACAAACATCTTAAAGTTCTAAAGTTAGAGGGCATTAACCTAAGGCTGAAGGAGCTTCCAACTGAAGTCGAATCACTTCTTTGTTTAAGGTACTTAGCCCTTGAAGCAGAGCGCATGAAATTCATTCCACCATCTATAGCCAAGCTCTCACATTTGGAAACCTTCTGTCTGGATTCTACAGCGGTTGTTTCATTGCCAGATAGCATCTGGAACATGAAGAAGTTGATGCATGTACATGTAAGACCCGTTTTTGATATTCGTCTGTCTTCCAACGACAATGTTGTTGAAAACCTCTCTACTTTACCCAATTTAGACACACTCTCTACTCTGTTTCTTTATCGTGACATTGAGAACATATTGAGAAGGATTCTCAACGTTCGCCGACTTAAAATTTTATATGTGCGGCAACAAAATAGAGTATGCTGCAACATGAGTCGACTAGTATGCCTAGAATCACTCATCTTAGATGGCCACGGCTCCTTTGATTCGCTGGAATATGTGGAGCTTTCTTTTCCcatgaatttgaagaagttgtgTCTTTTCAATCTGGGTCTTCCCTGTAGAAAAATGTCATTGATTGAACAACTACCCAATCTTGAAGTCCTCAAATTAAGACAGTGGTCAATGGAGGGCCAAAAATGGGAGCTGATGGAAGGAGGATTCCCTAAACTCAAGGTCTTGACGTTAGAAGATGTAAAGGTTATGGAGTGGGCACAGACAGACCCTGACAGTGATGATTACTTCCCGTGCCTTCAGCAATTAAATCTCTACGGAATTTCTAATTTGGAAATGGTGCCTGCTTGTTTAGGCCGTATATCAACTCTTGAAACAATTAGAGTGCTACGTTGTGTAGATGGTGTCAAATCTTTGGCACGGGAAATTGAAGAAGCACAAAAAAATTATGGAAATGAGAATCTGAAGATCATCATCATAGATTGA